A window of the bacterium genome harbors these coding sequences:
- a CDS encoding TerC family protein — protein MEWLFEPEAWIALVTLTALEIVLGVDNIIFISILTGKLPLEQRGKGRTLGLAAAMGMRILLLFSLAWVIRLTEPVFAVFGQGVSGRDLILLIGGLFLLAKATHEIHQKLEGVEGEKSAAAAASFGSVIFQIMLLDIVFSLDSVITAVGMAKRIEVMVAAVVIAVGVMMVFAKAIADFVEGHPTVKMLALSFLLLIGTALVADGLHFHIPKGYIYFAMGFSVFVEMLNLRLKKVRGKPVNLREPYVEEKTA, from the coding sequence ATGGAGTGGTTGTTCGAGCCGGAAGCCTGGATCGCACTGGTCACGCTGACCGCGCTCGAGATCGTACTGGGTGTCGACAACATCATCTTTATCTCGATCCTGACCGGCAAGCTCCCCCTCGAGCAGCGCGGCAAGGGGCGCACCCTGGGCCTCGCCGCCGCCATGGGTATGAGGATCCTGCTGCTGTTCTCGCTGGCGTGGGTCATCCGATTGACCGAGCCGGTTTTCGCTGTGTTCGGGCAGGGCGTCTCGGGGCGTGATCTCATCCTCCTGATCGGCGGGCTCTTCTTGCTTGCCAAGGCCACACACGAGATCCACCAGAAGCTCGAGGGCGTCGAAGGCGAGAAATCCGCAGCCGCGGCTGCCTCCTTCGGGTCGGTGATCTTCCAGATCATGCTGCTCGACATCGTCTTCTCACTCGACTCGGTGATCACCGCGGTTGGGATGGCCAAGCGCATCGAGGTGATGGTCGCCGCCGTGGTCATCGCCGTCGGTGTGATGATGGTGTTCGCCAAGGCCATCGCCGATTTTGTCGAGGGGCATCCGACCGTCAAGATGCTCGCACTGAGCTTTCTCTTGCTGATCGGCACCGCATTGGTCGCCGACGGACTCCATTTCCACATCCCCAAGGGCTACATCTATTTCGCCATGGGTTTTTCGGTGTTCGTCGAGATGCTGAACTTGAGGCTCAAGAAGGTTCGGGGCAAGCCGGTGAACTTGCGAGAGCCGTACGTGGAAGAGAAGACCGCGTAG